In one window of Rhodopseudomonas palustris HaA2 DNA:
- the ntrB gene encoding nitrate ABC transporter permease, producing MTKSLRIRAAVVSLVIFAAFIGAWHLATRGTGAVAQMSPEYAALMGATATQGKSAMPGPLDVGAKLWEHIQRPFYDNGPNDKGLGIQLGYSIARVAIGYLIAVAVAIPLGFLIGMSPLMNKALDPFIQVLKPISPLAWMPLALYTIKDSSLSAIFVIFICSVWPMLLNTAFGVASVRKEWINVARTLEVGNVRRAFTVILPAAAPTILTGMRISIGIAWLVIVAAEMLVGGTGIGYFVWNEWNNLSIVNVIIAILLIGVVGMLLDQILARFTRMVTFPE from the coding sequence CTGGTGATCTTCGCGGCCTTCATCGGCGCCTGGCATCTGGCGACGCGCGGCACCGGCGCCGTGGCCCAGATGAGTCCGGAATACGCCGCGCTGATGGGCGCGACAGCGACCCAGGGCAAATCGGCGATGCCGGGTCCGCTCGACGTCGGCGCCAAGCTCTGGGAGCACATCCAGCGGCCGTTCTACGACAACGGCCCCAACGATAAGGGGCTCGGCATCCAGCTCGGCTATTCGATCGCGCGGGTGGCGATCGGCTATCTGATCGCGGTCGCGGTGGCGATCCCGCTCGGCTTCCTGATCGGGATGTCGCCGCTGATGAACAAGGCGCTCGACCCGTTCATTCAGGTGCTGAAGCCGATCTCGCCGCTCGCCTGGATGCCGCTGGCGCTCTACACGATCAAGGATTCGAGCCTGTCGGCGATCTTCGTGATCTTCATCTGCTCGGTGTGGCCGATGCTGCTCAACACCGCGTTCGGCGTCGCCTCGGTGCGCAAGGAGTGGATCAACGTCGCGCGCACGCTGGAAGTCGGCAACGTGCGGCGCGCCTTCACCGTGATCCTGCCGGCGGCGGCGCCGACCATCCTCACCGGCATGCGGATCTCGATCGGCATCGCCTGGCTGGTGATCGTCGCCGCCGAGATGTTAGTAGGGGGTACGGGTATTGGGTACTTCGTCTGGAACGAATGGAATAATTTGTCGATCGTGAATGTGATCATTGCGATCCTGCTGATCGGGGTGGTGGGGATGCTGCTCGACCAGATCCTGGCGCGGTTCACCCGCATGGTCACGTTTCCGGAGTGA